The Castanea sativa cultivar Marrone di Chiusa Pesio chromosome 11, ASM4071231v1 genome contains a region encoding:
- the LOC142615407 gene encoding uncharacterized protein LOC142615407: protein MGRALRQIAKSPFVARINRAKLPRRFSQPILTMYNGRTDPVEHVSHFSQKMAVYSNNEALMCRVFPSSLGPVAMRWFDALAEGSLRSFEELTRAFRARFITCTRIPKPLDALLSMSMREGETLKTYSDRYWETYNEIDGDVESVAVRTFKVGLPTEHGLRKSLTMKAAIDMRQLMDRIDKYKWVEEDQMQSKGKMKGYLERKDLRVGGFQGIRPKRDFPSHPRTAESPLINSLFKEPVHHILEKIRHEPYFRPPNKMSGDASTRNQNLHCHYHQDKGHTTEECWTLRDHLNQLIRAGKINHLLAKPDGKKEQLDTRKYWGQAPQPSLGTINVILTQPRGEFGKPSRVMTVHKKCGNEDVEENHQANKRMRSSATPILGFSDKDKEGTFQLHDDALVVTVRIGGYDVKRVLVDDGSGAEIMYPDLFNGLKLKEEDLEKYDQPLVGFDGNQVVPRGMIRLPVQVEGSEVQVNFIVVMAYSPYTAILARPWLHAIEAVSSTLHVMVKYPIRGSVGVLHGSQMVARQCLTSATIRTGRGSLEGKVLETS from the coding sequence ATGGGTAGAGCCCTGAGGCAAATTGCCAAATCCCCTTTTGTGGCCAGGATAAATAGGGCAAAGCTACCTCGTAGGTTTTCTCAACCCATCTTGACTATGTATAACGGGAGGACTGACCCTGTGGAACACGTTAGTCATTTTAGTCAGAAGATGGCTGTTTATTCGAATAATGAGGCATTAATGTGCAGAGTttttccctccagtttggggcctgtggctatgaggtggtttgatgctttggcagAAGGCTCTTTGAGGTCTTTTGAGGAATTGACTAGGGCATTTAGAGCAAGGTTCATAACTTGTactaggattccaaaacctttggaTGCTCTACTGTCTATGTCTATGAGGGAAGGCGAGACACTCAAAACCTattccgaccgatactgggaaacatataatgaaattgatggggatGTGGAGAGTGTAGCCGTgagaactttcaaggtgggtcttcccacggagcatgggttaaggaagtctttgacaatgaaggccgCGATAGATATGCGTCAACTCATGGACCGGATAGATAAGTATAAATGGGTAGAAGAAGATCAGatgcaaagcaaaggaaaaatgaaagggTATCTGGAAAGGAAGGATCTTCGGGTAGGGGGGTTTCAAGGTATTCGGCCCAAACGAGACTTTCCAAGCCATCCGAGGACCGCCGAGTCTCCTCTAATTAATTCACTATTTAAGGAACCCGTGCATCACATACTGGAGAAAATTCGGCATGAGCCATATTTTAGGCCACCTaacaaaatgagtggagatgcatccacgagaaatcaaaacctccaCTGCCATTACCACCAGGATAAGGGACACACCACGGAGGAGTGCTGGACACTGCGCGACCATTTGAATCAATTGATTAGGGCCGGGAAGATCAATCACTTATTGGCAAAGCCGGATGGGAAAAAGGAACAACTAGACACTCGGAAATATTGGGGTCAGGCCCCTCAACCATCTCTAGGCACTATTAACGTCATTTTGACCCAGCCGAGAGGAGAATTTGGGAAACCGTCTCGGGTCATGACCGTTCACAAAAAATGTGGGAATGAGGACGTGGAAGAGAATCATCAAGCAAACAAAAGAATGAGGTCCTCGGCGACGCCCATATTGGGCTTTTCTGATAAGGATAAAGAGGGAACGTTTCAACTCCACGATGATGCCTTGGTCGTCACAGTTCGTATCGGGGGGTATGATGTGAAAcgagtcttggtggatgatggaagtggtgccgAGATTATGTATCCGGACCTATTCAATGGATTAAAGTTGAAAGAAGAAGACTTGGAAAAATACGACCAGCCGTTGGTCGGTTTTGATGGAAACCAGGTGGTCCCACGGGGAATGATTAGGTTGCCTGTGCAGGTGGAGGGTTCCGAAGTACAGGTaaacttcatagttgttatggcatactctccatacacggccattttGGCTAGACCATGGCTGCATGCAATTGAGGCAGTTTCATCTACTTTACATGTGATGGTGAAGTACCCTATACGAGGAAGCGTGGGAGTATTACATGGCAGTCAAATGGTAGCCAGGCAATGTCTAACGTCTGCCACTATTCGTACAGGCCGAGGTTCGTTGGAAGGAAAAGTTCTTGAgacatcatag